The sequence below is a genomic window from Limnothrix sp. FACHB-406.
ACCGACTGGCGCATAAACACCACCGATCGCCTGGTTTCAGTCCCGGAAAATCAGCCCAAGGCAGCGGAGTGCTCAGATCATTGCCGCGCGATCGGGTGAATTCCAAAAATGCCGCCGTCACCTGGGCACAAACCGTATGGGATCCCCGATCGAGCGGCCCCGTTTCGCAACAGCCCGTGCGATAGAACCCCGTGATCGGATTTTGGCCACAAAGCGCCAGCGGCCCACCCAAGACGTTTTTTGGCCCCTGGTCAGCGCCCTTTGATGGGTCAATGCCTTTTGATGGATCATATGGATCCGTTCGATCGCCAGCGGTGAAGGATTGCTGGTTTGGTTCTGGCCCTGGTTTCGGTTCCTGCTCGGGTTTGCGTCCGGTATTTTCGGTATTCATGCCAGGATTAATTGCAGGATTTGCGCCCATACTCCACATTCGGGTTAAAGAAACAAGCCACGCCCGGCATACCGTTCCTCCGCCCAGGGTTCACCGCGCTTGTGATAACCATTGCGTTCCCAAAATCCCAGGGCTTCGTGATCTAAAAATTCCAAGCCCTTCAGCCACTTGCCGCTTTTCCAAGCATACAAA
It includes:
- a CDS encoding DUF2237 family protein translates to MDPSKGADQGPKNVLGGPLALCGQNPITGFYRTGCCETGPLDRGSHTVCAQVTAAFLEFTRSRGNDLSTPLPWADFPGLKPGDRWCLCASRWLEAVAAGAAPPVDLQATHEAALRIVPLEALKRHALSRSPEASSDGTQPNQAS